One Pantoea trifolii genomic region harbors:
- a CDS encoding amidohydrolase, with the protein MTQFSEHQLIDWRRELHSWPELSGREVETTARLRRWLQDAGLRLLDYPLETGVIVEVGRGDTLIALRADIDALPIHEATGLAYRSRNSGVMHACGHDVHSAVMLGAALQLKAVEDQLPGRIRILFQPAEENATGARQLINAGVLDGVQAIFGMHNEPGLPTGTFATRGGAFYANADKFIVRVSGKGAHAAHPEEGVDSIMVASQIIQALQSLTSRSFNTLDSLVLSVTRIDAGKTWNVLPGEAEFGGTVRTHDKQVRAELEQRARTLVENIAAANGASATFSWHPGPPVLENDARWAQFASNVAQQAGYRVQTAELHLGGEDFAYYLQQIPGAFVSIGSASEFGLHHGGFNPDEALIAPAAHYFAQLAQQALQHLNARCRDAILN; encoded by the coding sequence CGCCGGTTTGCGTCTGCTGGATTATCCGCTGGAAACCGGCGTGATCGTGGAAGTGGGGCGCGGCGACACGCTGATTGCGCTGCGCGCCGATATCGATGCGCTACCGATTCACGAAGCCACCGGACTGGCATACCGTTCGCGCAACAGCGGCGTGATGCACGCCTGCGGTCATGACGTACACAGCGCGGTGATGCTGGGCGCAGCTTTGCAGTTGAAAGCCGTTGAAGATCAATTGCCGGGCCGCATTCGTATTCTGTTCCAACCGGCGGAAGAGAACGCCACTGGCGCACGCCAGTTGATCAATGCGGGCGTTTTGGACGGGGTGCAGGCGATTTTCGGCATGCACAATGAACCCGGTTTGCCGACCGGCACCTTCGCCACACGCGGCGGCGCGTTTTACGCCAATGCGGATAAATTTATCGTGCGCGTTTCCGGTAAAGGGGCGCACGCCGCGCATCCGGAAGAGGGCGTGGACAGCATTATGGTCGCCAGCCAGATCATTCAGGCGCTGCAATCGCTGACCAGCCGCAGCTTTAATACGCTGGACAGCTTAGTGCTCAGCGTGACGCGCATCGACGCTGGAAAAACCTGGAACGTGCTGCCCGGCGAGGCCGAATTTGGCGGTACGGTGCGCACCCATGACAAACAGGTGCGCGCCGAGCTGGAACAGCGCGCCCGCACGCTGGTCGAGAACATCGCCGCCGCCAACGGTGCCAGCGCCACTTTTAGCTGGCATCCCGGTCCGCCGGTGCTGGAAAACGATGCGCGTTGGGCGCAGTTTGCCAGCAACGTGGCGCAGCAGGCGGGTTACCGCGTGCAGACCGCTGAGCTGCACCTCGGCGGCGAAGATTTCGCTTACTACTTACAGCAGATCCCCGGCGCGTTTGTCAGCATTGGCAGCGCGAGCGAATTTGGTCTGCATCATGGCGGCTTCAATCCCGATGAAGCGCTGATTGCCCCCGCTGCACACTACTTTGCGCAACTGGCTCAGCAAGCGTTGCAGCACCTCAATGCGCGATGTCGTGACGCCATTCTGAACTAG